The Cryptococcus gattii WM276 chromosome D, complete sequence region CTTGAACAGCCCGAAGCTTTCGGGGATATCAAGATCCGAGGTAAGGACAAGCTCTGGCCTTCGTCTTCCCAAGCGGCGTCACAGTTGGGCTCAGAGGTGTAAATTTGAGAATGAGATTGCGCGGTTCGTTCTGTTCTGTTGGTCTTGTCGATTATTGAGTGGCTGCGCGAAAGGGGGTTACAGCTGGCCTGTGTAGATAGGCTGTTTACTAGGTCTATATTGTCAGAAATGGTTAGTTCCATGGAGGTTCCGTATATATTTGTCGTCTTGGTGTCCACatattttttttttcattaCTCTATCCTTAGCTTTCGTAATACTGTAATTGAGGACAGTTAAATCTCGAAAATGAATTACTTGTCTTGAACATGGGTCAGTGGTCAATTGCAAGTACAACAGAGATAACCGCTGGAAAAAAGCCTGTAGGGTATACATGGATGAATGGTACAATAAGAGCGGTGTTTTTTTTATTAAACGGTGTCTGGGAAGGCTTTGTCTGCTTCTCTTATTTTCTCTTCAATCTCTTGGAGGAAGGTGTTCAATTCCTTAAACGTTGATTTAGCGAGAACACCGAATTAAAACATGGCGAAAAAAAGCGTACCTTGTCATTAGGTTCGTATTGCAGTCCATCGATGATGGCTTGTTTTGCCTCCTCGTACTGCTCCAACCCAACCAAAGCGCGTGCTTTCCTTTTAATAGTAGGTAGTGGTTAGTTGATACGTTTGAGAAATGCAAGCATGATAAGCATTTACCGGAAATGTCCCTTTGTCCACGGTCTCTTCAGGTTTATGACAGTCTGCGCATCGGCAAGAGCAGCAGTCCTTGAAGGAAAGTGTTATTACAACTACGTTGGAGGCTAAAAGCGTAACGTACCAGTTTCCAGAAAATGCATAGCTGGCAGAGCGGTTGCAAAGCGTGATAGCggcttcttctcttcccagCGCAGCAGGCTCCCAAGGAGGTCGACTGAGAGCGGCATCCGTGGCTTTAGAGTAGAATTGTGTAGCAATATCAAACTTTTGGGCTTTGAACGCATTCTAAACAAGGCCATATGTCAGCGCCCAGTATATACACGGGGATAAAAAACGATACACACGTTGCCCGCGTCTTTGAGGTTGGTGACAGCCTGTGCTCGCTGGGGAGGAGGGGCGACGttgggtggaggaggaatggCTTCGGCGGGAGCAAACCTCAAGAACTGGTGCAAGTAGTTGACCGGGGTAAAATCGACACGGCACTGGTCGCACTTTTGCTGGTCGTGGAGCTTGCATACGACGAGTACGAAGGACTTGTTTGCGATGTCTGGGGGTGCGTTGGGAGCTATGGTGACTGTCTTGAGCGTATGGGGGATGTGTGCGTGCGGGATGGAGTCGAGGAGGCTGAGCTGGGCTGCGCTGAGGGGGATGGAGGGGGGAGCTGCCCCCTGTGGCGGGAGTGGCTGTGGCTGCGCCATTTGAGTTGGAGACGGTTGCCGAGCACAACGGATGTCAgcaataataataataatatatATAGGTGAGGAGGTGATCGCGGTGGAAGGGGCGGGCATCGCCGCAAAGTGGGGGACGGCATAAACAGTGCAGCGGTGACGTGCGGATGAAGAGGTAAACAAATGAATGGGTAACACCCGCACAACTCAACTCCCATTCCCTTTCCGCTAACAACATTCTTTTGTCTGTACGCCTCCATACAAGCTGCAGCCCTGCGCAACTCCCTATACATCCTCACACACCAACATCAAAGCAGCAACAGACAGCCATGCCGTGAGTAATTTACCTGCCCTTCCTTCAGATCACTCCTGACATCATCCCCGCCTCCACCCGTCTCCGTCACCCAATCGACATCCATCTACATACGTAAACAACGCATCCACAGCGTTTTCGCCGGCTCACTCCTCAACAAACGCAAACCCGAACTCTTAGAGATCGGTGCAGCTCTCGGACTGCCCACAGACGACGTCCGCGTCACAGACCTCGTCAAGAGCATCCAAGCTCACCTGGATGCAAACGAGGCAAAGCTGGCATCCAACCCGACTTTCAAAGGACTCTTCTACAAGAAGAGGTCGTAGGTGTTATTCTCTTACTAACTATTCAAACAATCGCTTAGACCGTATCTAGTAGCCATGGGAATGGCGGTGGAAACGGCTCTCATACGCCTGAAAGGTCATCCAGCCCAACGATTGGGGCGGATATCAAAAAGTTTGAATCATCAGCCGCTACTAACGTGCGAGCTTTAACAAACAAGGCCTCTGATCGTTTACAAGAGGTTGCAGATGCCGCCAAAATTCCCCTTCCCGAAACCCCAGTTGCGTTGTGAGTAGTTTGACCGGTATATCCCAAAACCCAAACTTATATGCGGGAATACAGGTCCAGGGTTTCGGATGCTACCCATGCCCTCAGCGAGTCTGTGCAAAACGCTTTGGTGCCCGCTTCTGTTCCGAGTGGTGATATCTCCTCCAAACTGCAAGATATCGCTCAACAGTTCTTGCAAATTCAGCACAAGGGTCAAGAGCGCGTCAACATTGGTATCCGTCATACTAGAGATGTAAGTGATGTTCTTTTATGATTAATCTCCATGCTAACCCTAACGAGGCCATCTCAACTCCACAAGCCCTCACTATCACCGCGCTCAGTGCTGAATTGCTCTTCTTGTTCGGCCATGTCCTCCCATTTTACAATTATACGTATTTTTTTCCGCCTATCCCAGGTAAAAGTGGTACCTTGTCCAGCCTTGTACACAGCTTGTTTTCGTGGTCTCCGACCTTTTCATGGACTGTCAGACTGCCAGAGGCCAGCGGTTTTATGAGCAATGAGCTTTGGGGTGCCATTGCTTGGTGGGTTTTCTCGACTGTTCTCCCCCCGCTTGCTTTATCTACCGTCGTGTCATTCGTCCCCCAGAAGGGTGTTCACAGGCACAACGCCCCTCGCACTCGTTACCAGGGTTAGTGCATTTCTACCTTCTGCCCATCGTTTGAACCTAATAATCCTCGCAGAGGCTCATCTCCCCCAGCCCACACCGGACCCTTTGGTCTTTGCGTTATGCCGCCTGGCAATCTTGGTCCTTCCCCTGACATCTGCTGCCCCAACATCGTTGGTAGACGCTCTTGAGATGTCTGGCAACCTCCAAGGCAGGGCATTGGGTGCCGCTCTCTTTGCTGGTCTTATCTTGGCAGCAAAGCTCTCATAGACCGTCGAAGTCGCTTTTCTAAGTAAACGCAGCCTTATTTATGCTTTCGTCAGATGTCGCTGTGCAAACCAGTCTCCtattttttattttattttttaCTTTTTCCAACCCTGTTGTTTTGTTTTGTCTTGCGCTTGCTTCCGTTCTTTTGACACATGTCTTAAAAATGTTAATTCCTTTCATCGGCGGTGTCGGTGTCGGTGTCGGTGTGTGTGTATGTGTGACACGGCAGTTGGGCTTAGACGATAATCGAGACATGTATAATATCGCGCTTTCTTTCGGTACACCTATTGAAACTTGCagaacaaaaaaaaaatacCAACATTAAACCAACTGTACAACACC contains the following coding sequences:
- a CDS encoding uncharacterized protein (Similar to TIGR gene model, INSD accession AAW42974.1), giving the protein MPVFAGSLLNKRKPELLEIGAALGLPTDDVRVTDLVKSIQAHLDANEAKLASNPTFKGLFYKKRSSHGNGGGNGSHTPERSSSPTIGADIKKFESSAATNVRALTNKASDRLQEVADAAKIPLPETPVALSRVSDATHALSESVQNALVPASVPSGDISSKLQDIAQQFLQIQHKGQERVNIGIRHTRDAISTPQALTITALSAELLFLFGHVLPFYNYTYFFPPIPGKSGTLSSLVHSLFSWSPTFSWTVRLPEASGFMSNELWGAIAWWVFSTVLPPLALSTVVSFVPQKGVHRHNAPRTRYQEAHLPQPTPDPLVFALCRLAILVLPLTSAAPTSLVDALEMSGNLQGRALGAALFAGLILAAKLS
- a CDS encoding uncharacterized protein (Similar to TIGR gene model, INSD accession AAW42975.1), with amino-acid sequence MAQPQPLPPQGAAPPSIPLSAAQLSLLDSIPHAHIPHTLKTVTIAPNAPPDIANKSFVLVVCKLHDQQKCDQCRVDFTPVNYLHQFLRFAPAEAIPPPPNVAPPPQRAQAVTNLKDAGNNAFKAQKFDIATQFYSKATDAALSRPPWEPAALGREEAAITLCNRSASYAFSGNWTAALADAQTVINLKRPWTKGHFRKARALVGLEQYEEAKQAIIDGLQYEPNDKELNTFLQEIEEKIREADKAFPDTV